The Georgenia faecalis genome includes a window with the following:
- a CDS encoding tetratricopeptide repeat protein, translating into MGWFSRKTPPIAIREPNPEPNSFQLTAMVDHGADLIDRGQENEAIALLTLPAKAGIPDGMFNLAIAYLKRGSVTSAMYWYENAALAGHVDAMAYLGYLFRIKGETSLARKWLAKAARAGNSNAATMVRDLDFDPDSQAAAVVSASSMATANFHANVGRLDLARRGWLAAANAGNVEAMFELGKLQAIGGVFGEAMLWLERPAAAGHVDASRLLVALREGATSRSRP; encoded by the coding sequence ATGGGATGGTTTTCGCGGAAGACACCGCCGATAGCGATCCGCGAGCCGAACCCGGAGCCCAACTCCTTTCAACTCACGGCGATGGTGGACCACGGTGCCGACCTCATCGACCGCGGTCAGGAAAATGAGGCCATTGCACTCCTCACGCTACCCGCCAAAGCGGGTATCCCTGACGGGATGTTCAACCTGGCCATCGCTTATCTAAAACGTGGCAGTGTCACCTCGGCGATGTACTGGTACGAGAACGCCGCTCTTGCCGGCCACGTCGACGCGATGGCCTACCTCGGCTACCTCTTTAGAATCAAGGGCGAGACATCACTCGCAAGGAAGTGGCTCGCTAAGGCCGCTCGAGCCGGCAATAGCAACGCGGCAACCATGGTGCGCGACCTGGACTTCGATCCAGATAGCCAGGCCGCTGCCGTCGTTTCCGCATCAAGCATGGCCACGGCCAACTTCCACGCGAACGTTGGCAGACTCGACCTGGCAAGGCGAGGATGGCTAGCCGCTGCCAACGCGGGCAATGTCGAAGCCATGTTCGAGCTCGGCAAGTTGCAGGCCATCGGAGGCGTTTTCGGAGAGGCCATGCTGTGGCTGGAGCGTCCCGCGGCGGCCGGCCACGTCGACGCCTCTAGGCTGCTCGTAGCACTGCGTGAAGGCGCAACCTCCCGGAGTCGCCCGTGA
- a CDS encoding LysR family transcriptional regulator: MDVDPRRLAVLLAIQRAGGVLAAADTLRISPSAVSQQIARLEAETGVRVLDRRPTGAVLTAAGHVLAEAGERIESELTDVRRTLAALEGDVAGTVVVGAFQTVIRAVLVPMLLDLPRTLPGVELVVRETSPEGGQRALRTAAVDLLVLEADAQGEAPTPRGVRDVPFLDEPWIAVLPAGLTPPSTLVDLAGHTWLGVEPGTAAARAVERVARTLGTVPETAHRYADFDVAIALVAAGLGIALLPSLALQRVLPDGVQAVAVPGLGSRRLVVRHRVTRKEPRPEVLAVLEQIVEVAGALELA; this comes from the coding sequence ATGGACGTGGACCCACGCAGGCTTGCCGTGCTCTTGGCCATCCAGCGCGCCGGCGGAGTGCTCGCTGCCGCCGACACGCTCCGGATCAGCCCCTCGGCGGTGTCCCAGCAGATCGCCCGGCTCGAGGCCGAGACCGGGGTCCGGGTGCTCGACCGCCGGCCCACCGGCGCGGTCCTCACCGCCGCCGGCCACGTCCTCGCCGAGGCCGGTGAGCGCATCGAGTCCGAGCTCACCGACGTCCGCCGCACGCTCGCCGCGCTTGAGGGCGACGTCGCGGGAACCGTCGTCGTCGGGGCCTTCCAGACCGTCATCCGGGCCGTCCTCGTCCCCATGCTCCTCGACCTGCCCCGCACCCTGCCGGGCGTCGAGCTCGTCGTGCGCGAGACCAGCCCCGAGGGCGGCCAGCGGGCCCTGCGCACCGCCGCCGTCGACCTCCTCGTCCTCGAGGCCGACGCCCAGGGCGAGGCACCCACCCCGCGTGGCGTGCGCGACGTGCCCTTCCTCGACGAGCCGTGGATCGCCGTCCTGCCCGCCGGTCTCACCCCGCCGAGCACCCTCGTCGACCTGGCCGGCCACACCTGGCTCGGCGTCGAGCCCGGGACGGCCGCGGCCCGCGCCGTCGAGCGCGTCGCCCGGACGTTGGGCACGGTGCCCGAGACGGCGCACCGCTACGCCGACTTCGATGTCGCCATCGCCCTGGTCGCCGCCGGCCTCGGCATCGCGCTGCTGCCGTCCCTCGCCCTCCAGCGGGTCCTGCCCGACGGCGTCCAGGCGGTCGCGGTGCCCGGCCTCGGGTCGCGCCGGCTCGTCGTGCGCCACCGGGTCACCCGCAAGGAGCCCCGGCCCGAGGTCCTCGCGGTCCTCGAGCAGATCGTCGAGGTGGCCGGCGCGCTCGAGCTCGCCTGA
- a CDS encoding CBU_0592 family membrane protein encodes MLTFGSVLLTVIGWGGALCALTAYFMVTKRLIEPDSMLYQGLNLGGAFTLCISASVSGAWPSAIVNLICVGIGLQAVLTAKQHVLKALLRRRERAGLARLRQRAGRGPVPVESPARSAHAPLVLR; translated from the coding sequence GTGCTTACGTTCGGCTCCGTGCTCCTCACCGTCATCGGGTGGGGTGGCGCCCTGTGCGCCCTCACCGCCTACTTCATGGTCACCAAGCGGCTCATCGAGCCGGACTCGATGCTCTACCAGGGCCTCAACCTCGGCGGCGCCTTCACCCTGTGCATCAGCGCCTCGGTGAGCGGCGCGTGGCCCTCCGCGATCGTCAACCTCATCTGCGTGGGCATCGGCCTGCAGGCCGTCCTCACCGCCAAGCAGCACGTCCTCAAGGCACTCCTGCGCCGGCGCGAGCGCGCCGGCCTCGCGCGGCTCCGCCAGCGGGCCGGGCGCGGCCCCGTGCCCGTCGAGTCCCCCGCCCGCTCGGCCCACGCCCCGCTCGTCCTGCGCTGA
- a CDS encoding thioredoxin family protein, which translates to MATREITLDTLQATVAEHEIVLLDFWAAWCGPCRSFAPVFEAASQSHPDVAFGKVDTEAQRELAAGFGITSIPTLMAFRDGIIVFAQPGALNGAQLERVIEGVRCLDMDEVRASVAAQADDGAPPAR; encoded by the coding sequence ATGGCTACACGCGAGATCACCCTCGACACCCTCCAGGCGACCGTCGCCGAGCACGAGATCGTCCTGCTCGACTTCTGGGCCGCGTGGTGCGGTCCGTGCCGGAGCTTCGCCCCGGTGTTCGAGGCCGCCTCCCAGTCCCATCCCGACGTCGCCTTCGGCAAGGTCGACACCGAGGCGCAGCGTGAGCTGGCGGCCGGGTTCGGCATCACGTCCATCCCCACGCTCATGGCGTTCCGCGACGGCATCATCGTCTTCGCCCAGCCGGGCGCCCTCAACGGCGCCCAGCTCGAGCGCGTCATCGAGGGCGTCCGCTGCCTCGACATGGACGAGGTCCGCGCCTCCGTCGCGGCCCAGGCCGACGACGGCGCTCCCCCCGCGCGATGA
- the bsh gene encoding choloylglycine hydrolase: MCTAANYITKDHYFGRNLDLEFSYNEAVTVTPRNFVFNFRRVPPLESHYAIIGMATVADGYPLYYDATNEKGLSMAGLNFPENADYKPEADGKTNITPFEFIPWILGQYTTVDEVKEALKDLNLVNIPFSEQFPLSPLHWIISDRDASITVESVKEGLKVYDNPVGVLTNNPTFDIQLFNLNNFMSLSPEPPENNFSRALGFDTYSRGMGAIGLPGDLSSGSRFVKAVFTKVNSVSGNSESESISQFFQILGSVAQQRGCVDVGGKYEITIYSSCCNTDTGVYYYTTYENSQVTAVDMHRENLDGSELASYPLVKGQQIAMQN; this comes from the coding sequence ATGTGCACGGCAGCCAACTACATCACCAAAGATCACTACTTCGGTCGGAATCTCGACCTCGAATTCTCGTACAACGAGGCAGTGACCGTCACGCCCCGGAACTTCGTGTTCAATTTCCGGAGAGTGCCGCCGCTGGAGAGCCATTACGCGATCATCGGCATGGCGACCGTCGCGGACGGCTACCCGCTCTACTACGACGCGACCAACGAGAAGGGCCTGAGCATGGCGGGCCTGAACTTCCCGGAGAACGCGGACTACAAGCCCGAGGCGGACGGCAAGACGAACATCACGCCGTTCGAGTTCATCCCGTGGATCCTCGGGCAGTACACGACGGTGGACGAGGTGAAGGAGGCCCTGAAGGACCTCAACCTCGTGAACATCCCGTTCAGCGAGCAGTTCCCGCTCTCCCCGCTCCACTGGATCATCTCCGACCGGGACGCCTCCATCACCGTGGAGTCGGTGAAGGAGGGCCTCAAGGTCTACGACAACCCGGTGGGCGTCCTCACCAACAACCCGACGTTCGACATCCAGCTCTTCAACCTCAACAACTTCATGAGCCTGTCGCCCGAGCCCCCGGAGAACAACTTCTCCCGCGCGCTCGGGTTCGACACGTACAGCCGAGGAATGGGCGCCATCGGTCTCCCCGGAGACCTGTCCTCCGGCTCACGCTTCGTGAAGGCGGTGTTCACCAAGGTGAACTCGGTCTCGGGCAACTCCGAGTCGGAGTCGATCAGCCAGTTCTTCCAGATCCTCGGCTCCGTCGCCCAGCAACGCGGCTGCGTCGACGTGGGCGGCAAGTACGAGATCACCATCTACTCCTCGTGCTGCAACACCGACACGGGCGTGTACTACTACACGACCTACGAGAACAGCCAGGTCACCGCCGTCGACATGCACCGCGAGAACCTCGATGGCAGCGAGCTCGCGAGCTACCCGCTGGTCAAGGGGCAGCAGATCGCCATGCAGAACTGA
- a CDS encoding terminase small subunit — protein sequence MSQVALNQAPSLLEDEVRELIRRRGVDPARDAEGVRALIAAAVAVADRTVRAGKATTDSRLKLDPTLDAALIASAQKHADSIDAAVASEDADRITNATYLTPHLLGLLRQMGATPKVRREAGGAVTSASSEALARLQVLTGGRV from the coding sequence GTGAGCCAGGTCGCGCTGAACCAGGCCCCGTCGCTGCTCGAGGACGAGGTCCGGGAGCTCATCCGGCGTCGTGGGGTGGATCCCGCACGCGACGCCGAGGGCGTGCGCGCGCTCATCGCCGCCGCGGTCGCTGTCGCCGACCGGACGGTGCGCGCCGGCAAGGCCACGACCGACTCACGGCTGAAGCTCGACCCGACGCTGGACGCGGCGCTGATCGCCTCGGCGCAGAAGCACGCCGACTCCATCGACGCGGCGGTGGCGAGCGAGGACGCGGACCGGATCACCAACGCGACCTACCTGACCCCGCACCTGCTGGGCCTGCTCCGCCAGATGGGCGCGACACCGAAGGTCCGCCGCGAGGCGGGCGGCGCGGTGACATCCGCGAGCTCAGAAGCGCTCGCCCGGCTGCAGGTGCTCACGGGCGGGCGCGTCTAG
- a CDS encoding response regulator transcription factor — MRIALADDSALLREGLAQLLTAEGHTVTHAVGTADELITVVAANPPDLALVDVRMPPSFVDEGVHAALRIRRDWPDVAVVVLSQYVERRHASELLDGRGGVGYLLKDRVSDIGGFLDALERVRDGGTAFDPEVVRQLIAARSEPDGRLAGLTTRERSVLELVAQGRSNASIAAQLYVSQSGIEKHISTIFGKLDIPPGTTYNRRVLAVLAYLRSETPRARGAQPPAG; from the coding sequence GTGCGAATAGCCCTCGCGGACGACTCCGCCTTGCTGCGGGAGGGGCTCGCCCAGCTCCTCACCGCCGAAGGGCATACGGTCACGCACGCGGTCGGCACCGCCGACGAGCTGATCACCGTCGTCGCCGCCAACCCGCCGGACCTCGCGCTCGTCGACGTGCGCATGCCCCCGAGCTTCGTCGACGAGGGCGTTCACGCCGCGCTCCGGATCCGCCGGGACTGGCCTGATGTCGCCGTCGTCGTCCTCTCCCAGTACGTCGAGCGCCGCCACGCGAGCGAGCTGCTCGACGGGCGGGGAGGCGTGGGCTACCTGCTCAAGGACCGGGTCTCCGACATCGGAGGCTTCCTCGACGCCCTTGAGCGTGTGCGGGACGGCGGCACCGCGTTCGATCCCGAGGTCGTCCGGCAGCTCATCGCCGCCCGGAGCGAGCCCGACGGGCGACTCGCTGGCCTCACCACCCGTGAGCGGTCGGTGCTGGAACTCGTCGCCCAGGGCCGGAGCAACGCCTCGATCGCCGCTCAGCTCTACGTCAGCCAGAGCGGGATCGAGAAGCACATCAGCACGATCTTCGGGAAGCTGGACATCCCCCCGGGCACGACGTACAACCGGCGGGTCCTCGCTGTCCTCGCCTACCTCCGCAGCGAAACCCCGCGAGCTCGGGGAGCTCAGCCTCCGGCCGGCTGA
- a CDS encoding DUF6338 family protein — MATVIVFGLLVAPGLTYQILSDRRRPRTERSAFHEASSTVLASAVFTTVAAIILALPWHLVLRGVPREAAWQDILPVYAMVTATAGLACGLVFIFDWLRAAGAPATIVERPAWNQVFRVECPAGHLPVARVTMQDGSWWIGRVRGYGSGTGDDRELILHGHMRTSERASPGVVPAKWERVVLKSSQIRSVQVGYVPTGTAAP; from the coding sequence GTGGCAACAGTCATCGTATTCGGCTTGCTTGTTGCTCCTGGACTCACCTATCAAATCCTTAGCGATCGCCGACGGCCCCGGACTGAGCGTTCAGCTTTCCACGAGGCCAGCAGCACGGTACTGGCGTCCGCGGTTTTCACGACGGTAGCAGCGATTATCCTGGCGCTCCCCTGGCATCTGGTGCTTCGAGGTGTGCCGCGTGAAGCTGCATGGCAGGACATCCTCCCCGTGTATGCCATGGTGACGGCTACCGCCGGCCTGGCGTGCGGCCTCGTCTTCATATTTGATTGGCTCCGCGCGGCCGGGGCGCCCGCAACCATTGTTGAACGGCCCGCGTGGAACCAGGTGTTCCGAGTCGAGTGCCCGGCCGGTCACCTTCCTGTGGCTCGCGTTACCATGCAAGACGGCTCGTGGTGGATTGGGAGGGTGCGCGGCTACGGTTCCGGCACGGGCGATGATCGCGAACTTATCTTGCACGGGCACATGAGGACCAGCGAACGCGCATCTCCAGGCGTCGTGCCCGCCAAGTGGGAACGAGTCGTCTTAAAGTCGTCACAGATCCGTTCCGTGCAAGTGGGCTACGTCCCCACGGGCACGGCGGCACCTTAG
- a CDS encoding recombinase family protein, whose amino-acid sequence MYTRQSFDRQGEGAAVARQLEDCRRLADLRGWPIVVEHQDNDRSAAGTTTRPGFEALLSDVAAGRAGAVIAWNLDRLTRNRRDTVRLIETCQEAGATIAVVRGSDLDMSTPAGRMTADLLAAVARNEIETKSDRQRRANLQRAQAGKPPQGRRAFRYTADGMTILDAEANLIRAGYDVLLAGGSLSSIARTWNAAGVATTADGRWNTSNVRRLLASPRYAAVRIHRGEVLGPGTWPAVVEESTWRAAVALLTDPARSTVKDRSIKYTLTRIATCAKCGAKMATGRTQHGVRTYQCSGAKHLSVKAADVDEYVHALVVARLARPDAAELVRPSSNVDVPALRTEANALRGRLDEGARLFADGTITGAQLARINGDVEAALEVVERKIAAAGERDVLARFVGADDVAALWGRLDVLTQRAVIDALFSGIVLHSPGRGARNFRPECVEVLWR is encoded by the coding sequence GTGTACACGCGTCAGTCGTTCGACCGTCAAGGCGAAGGTGCCGCGGTCGCGCGTCAGCTCGAGGACTGTCGCCGCCTAGCCGACCTGCGTGGGTGGCCCATCGTCGTCGAGCATCAGGACAACGACCGCAGCGCCGCAGGCACCACCACGCGGCCCGGCTTCGAGGCCCTCCTCTCCGACGTGGCAGCCGGCCGAGCCGGCGCTGTCATCGCTTGGAACCTCGACCGCCTCACCCGGAACCGGCGCGACACCGTGCGCCTCATCGAGACCTGCCAGGAGGCCGGCGCCACCATCGCCGTCGTCAGGGGCAGCGACCTCGACATGTCCACCCCCGCTGGCCGCATGACGGCCGACCTGCTCGCGGCTGTCGCCCGCAACGAGATCGAGACGAAGAGCGACCGGCAGCGGCGCGCCAACCTGCAGCGCGCCCAGGCCGGCAAGCCACCTCAGGGTCGCCGCGCGTTCAGGTACACCGCCGACGGCATGACAATCCTCGACGCCGAAGCGAACCTCATCCGCGCCGGCTACGACGTCCTCCTCGCCGGCGGCTCCCTGTCCTCGATCGCGCGCACGTGGAACGCCGCTGGGGTCGCGACCACGGCCGACGGGCGGTGGAACACGTCGAACGTTCGTCGCCTCCTCGCATCGCCCCGCTACGCCGCCGTGCGGATCCATCGCGGGGAAGTCCTCGGGCCCGGCACGTGGCCTGCCGTCGTGGAGGAGTCGACCTGGCGTGCCGCCGTCGCGCTCCTGACCGACCCGGCGCGTTCGACGGTCAAGGACCGGTCGATCAAGTACACGCTCACGCGCATCGCCACGTGCGCGAAGTGCGGGGCGAAGATGGCGACCGGCCGCACCCAGCACGGCGTTCGCACCTACCAGTGCTCGGGCGCGAAGCACCTGTCGGTGAAGGCCGCGGACGTCGACGAGTACGTCCACGCGCTCGTCGTGGCGCGCCTGGCGCGCCCGGACGCCGCCGAGCTCGTGCGCCCCTCATCGAACGTCGACGTGCCCGCGCTGCGAACGGAGGCGAACGCGCTGCGGGGCCGTCTGGACGAGGGGGCGCGCCTGTTCGCTGACGGGACGATCACGGGTGCGCAGCTCGCACGGATAAACGGGGACGTTGAGGCGGCCCTCGAGGTGGTCGAGCGGAAGATCGCGGCCGCGGGGGAGAGGGACGTCCTCGCCCGGTTCGTCGGTGCGGACGACGTGGCTGCGCTCTGGGGCCGGCTGGACGTCCTGACACAGCGTGCCGTCATCGACGCGCTGTTCTCGGGGATCGTGCTCCACTCGCCCGGGCGGGGCGCGAGGAACTTCCGGCCGGAATGCGTCGAGGTGCTGTGGCGCTAG
- a CDS encoding sensor histidine kinase yields MSPDGVAVLGGRGHSAAEAVLGAVRSLAGSVMGVALVPALLLALIAAPVSRAPAATVSRWQARRLAWIEGVPPSAQPSGGRLVGLLAIEALLGLLAACVLALVVAGVVVAVETVLGAATGRAVTIFGADPGAVTWATVARYALPGALLVFLAASGLVGIARLDRSAWATLARPGVGELTQEVSRLHTTLDDVIAAVDAERRRIERDIHDGVQQRVVALSIILARVERTGDPAVRADLQRRARAEAQQILDELRGVAWRTYPAMLVRDGLAAALEVLRDRTPVPASLRVSVPGRTNHAAEAAAYFVASEAVTNAIKHADASQVHIDVARLGADLVVTVRDDGKGGADPGGLGLSGIASRVAARGGRLSIDSPRGGPTTIKAVIPCE; encoded by the coding sequence GTGAGCCCCGACGGCGTCGCGGTGCTTGGCGGTCGCGGACACAGCGCCGCCGAGGCCGTGCTGGGTGCGGTTCGGTCGCTCGCGGGATCGGTCATGGGGGTTGCCCTCGTGCCGGCGCTGCTGCTGGCGCTGATCGCCGCCCCGGTCTCCCGCGCCCCCGCCGCCACCGTCTCCCGGTGGCAGGCGCGGCGGCTGGCCTGGATCGAGGGGGTGCCGCCCAGCGCCCAGCCTTCCGGCGGGCGGCTGGTCGGCCTGCTCGCCATCGAGGCGCTGCTGGGCCTCCTGGCCGCCTGTGTGCTGGCGTTGGTTGTGGCCGGGGTCGTCGTGGCCGTCGAGACGGTCCTCGGCGCCGCGACGGGCCGGGCCGTGACGATCTTCGGCGCCGACCCAGGAGCGGTCACCTGGGCGACGGTGGCGCGATACGCCCTGCCCGGTGCGTTGCTGGTCTTCCTCGCGGCCTCGGGGCTCGTCGGGATCGCCAGGCTCGACCGCAGCGCCTGGGCGACCCTGGCCCGGCCGGGGGTGGGGGAGCTCACCCAGGAGGTGAGCCGGCTGCACACCACGCTCGATGACGTGATCGCTGCCGTGGACGCCGAACGGCGCCGTATCGAGCGCGACATCCACGACGGCGTGCAGCAGCGCGTGGTCGCCCTGTCGATCATTCTCGCGCGGGTCGAACGTACCGGTGACCCGGCGGTCCGTGCGGACCTCCAGCGGCGCGCACGAGCCGAGGCGCAGCAGATCCTCGACGAGCTGCGCGGCGTCGCCTGGCGCACGTACCCGGCGATGCTCGTGCGGGACGGCCTGGCCGCGGCGCTCGAGGTCCTTCGTGACCGGACCCCCGTCCCGGCCAGCCTGCGCGTGAGTGTGCCGGGACGCACCAACCACGCTGCCGAGGCGGCCGCCTACTTTGTCGCGAGCGAGGCGGTGACCAACGCGATCAAGCACGCGGACGCGTCACAGGTGCACATCGACGTCGCACGCCTGGGAGCCGACCTCGTCGTCACCGTCCGTGACGACGGAAAGGGCGGCGCCGACCCTGGAGGACTCGGCCTGTCCGGGATCGCCTCCAGGGTCGCGGCGCGAGGGGGCCGCCTCAGCATCGACAGTCCCCGAGGTGGTCCGACGACGATCAAGGCAGTGATCCCGTGCGAATAG
- a CDS encoding DUF6584 family protein, with protein MPVERTLLRAEEDLRAGRTALARQRIRGLVASMPERLDLRERLAQVYRAEGDLAQAGRWSYLSEYRYPAEEAAFGRLCGGDPLRMMRALSWCAAEDDAATETARGRLRSLRAEAEMRAGGPVDWADPRYPAPPRGWLDRLATPILIFVGGVWLVAIIPGAAEGIRAVIDWIADRIS; from the coding sequence ATGCCCGTCGAGCGCACCCTGCTGCGCGCCGAGGAGGACCTGCGCGCCGGGCGTACCGCCCTCGCCCGGCAACGGATCCGTGGCCTCGTCGCCAGCATGCCGGAGCGCCTCGACCTGCGGGAGCGCCTGGCACAGGTGTACCGCGCGGAGGGCGACCTCGCGCAAGCGGGTCGCTGGTCCTATCTCAGCGAGTACCGGTACCCCGCCGAGGAGGCCGCCTTCGGGCGCCTGTGCGGGGGCGACCCCCTCCGGATGATGCGGGCGCTGTCGTGGTGCGCGGCGGAGGACGACGCCGCTACCGAGACGGCGCGCGGCCGACTGCGCAGCCTTCGCGCTGAGGCCGAGATGCGCGCCGGGGGGCCCGTGGACTGGGCTGATCCCCGTTACCCCGCACCGCCACGTGGGTGGCTCGACCGGCTGGCCACGCCCATCTTGATCTTCGTCGGTGGGGTGTGGTTGGTCGCCATCATCCCCGGCGCCGCCGAGGGCATCCGGGCGGTCATCGACTGGATCGCGGACCGGATCAGCTAA
- a CDS encoding DedA family protein has product MGNDAGHMNAVAEWAVALMESLGGPGVGLVIALENLFPPLPSEVILPLAGFTASRGSFGLLEALVWTTAGSVAGALVLYGLGACLGHARLRSIVARTPLMKASDVDRAAEWFARHGSTAVFLGRMIPLFRSLISVPAGVERMPLGRFTLLTAAGSTIWNTTFVLAGYHLGEHWTLVERYADAFQKCVVAAVAMSGIVFVLLRLRQRASGRIAS; this is encoded by the coding sequence ATGGGAAACGACGCCGGACACATGAACGCCGTTGCCGAGTGGGCAGTCGCACTGATGGAGTCGCTGGGCGGGCCGGGGGTGGGGCTGGTCATCGCCTTGGAGAACCTGTTCCCGCCCCTGCCCAGCGAGGTCATCCTGCCCCTCGCCGGATTCACGGCCAGCCGCGGGTCGTTCGGTCTGCTGGAGGCACTGGTGTGGACCACGGCGGGCTCGGTCGCGGGTGCGCTGGTCCTCTACGGCCTCGGCGCGTGTCTGGGGCACGCCAGGCTCCGGAGCATCGTGGCCCGGACGCCGCTGATGAAGGCCTCAGACGTCGACCGGGCGGCGGAGTGGTTCGCGCGGCACGGGTCGACGGCGGTGTTCCTCGGACGGATGATCCCGTTGTTCCGCAGCCTGATCTCCGTGCCTGCCGGGGTGGAACGGATGCCTCTGGGCCGGTTCACGCTGCTGACCGCCGCAGGGAGCACCATCTGGAACACCACCTTCGTCCTGGCCGGCTATCACCTCGGTGAGCACTGGACCCTCGTCGAGCGGTACGCCGACGCCTTCCAGAAGTGCGTGGTCGCCGCCGTCGCCATGTCGGGGATCGTGTTCGTCCTTCTACGACTGCGTCAGCGAGCGTCCGGCAGAATTGCCTCGTGA